The Nitrospirota bacterium genome includes a region encoding these proteins:
- a CDS encoding phosphatase PAP2 family protein has product MHKVFPAVMPVDILTFGFLAFLFAVTAFFMKQIPNAVFILVMYAVLSAVLLLLIYLRAKNNNRIIRLAYDIVFPVITVFLIFDSLGGLIRYINPRTYDPLLIRLDYLLFGRYPTVALESLTHPVITEFLQLAYLSYYFLPVILGAALKLKGKDDAFNKSLFLIVLCFYLSYIGYILFPAIGPRYTINHLQNIELHGIFLRDIIDNTLNALEGTKRDAFPSGHTAVTLVVLYLAYRFQKPLYNIFLPVVLALLVSTVYLRYHYAVDVIGGVLLAVFTVYAGERCYDCLSFPSSS; this is encoded by the coding sequence TTGCATAAGGTTTTCCCCGCAGTAATGCCGGTGGATATCCTTACCTTCGGGTTCCTCGCTTTTCTTTTTGCCGTTACGGCTTTTTTTATGAAACAAATACCAAATGCCGTCTTTATCCTCGTGATGTACGCTGTCCTGTCAGCCGTACTTTTACTGCTCATATATCTCAGGGCAAAAAACAACAACCGGATAATAAGACTGGCATATGACATTGTCTTTCCGGTTATTACGGTATTTCTGATATTTGACAGCCTCGGCGGTTTGATACGTTATATAAATCCAAGAACTTATGACCCCCTGCTGATACGCCTGGATTACCTGCTTTTTGGCAGATACCCGACAGTTGCACTGGAGAGCCTTACACATCCTGTAATTACCGAATTTCTTCAGCTTGCCTATTTATCGTATTATTTCCTGCCTGTAATTCTCGGCGCGGCTTTAAAGCTAAAGGGAAAGGATGACGCATTTAATAAATCACTTTTCCTTATTGTCCTGTGTTTTTATCTCTCTTACATCGGTTATATCTTATTCCCTGCAATCGGGCCCCGGTACACTATAAACCACCTTCAAAACATTGAACTGCACGGGATATTTCTGAGGGATATTATAGATAATACACTTAATGCGCTTGAGGGAACAAAGAGGGATGCATTCCCGAGCGGACACACCGCAGTAACTCTTGTAGTGCTTTACCTTGCGTACAGATTTCAAAAACCTCTTTACAACATTTTTCTCCCTGTGGTCCTTGCGCTCCTTGTCTCAACAGTATATCTGCGCTATCATTATGCCGTTGATGTAATCGGCGGAGTCCTGCTTGCAGTTTTTACGGTTTATGCGGGAGAGAGGTGCTACGACTGCTTATCCTTTCCGTCTTCATCCTGA
- the ccsA gene encoding cytochrome c biogenesis protein CcsA, protein MLLLALSFGAYLFSFVKKSFLYIGLLLQTAYIISRGLSLGRLPLVGPHDTIAFLSASLIAFSIPFVVILKKQPLFHGGLAVTASAFTIFSLISKQNNAPLPPVLKTLWFEAHVVLAFLSYALFGIAAILGYLHLRGKDDNTEGLQYRAILIGYCLFTLSIVFGGIWAYLAWGTYWLWTPKELWTSILWLFYGLHLHARLRQRWTDKMLAYLGIAGFAVVLFTYLGVSLLMKSSHSF, encoded by the coding sequence ATGTTATTACTTGCACTTTCTTTCGGGGCTTATCTTTTTTCTTTTGTGAAAAAGTCTTTTTTGTATATCGGACTTCTCCTTCAGACTGCATACATAATCTCAAGAGGGCTTTCACTCGGAAGGCTTCCACTTGTCGGACCGCACGACACCATTGCCTTTCTGAGCGCATCCCTGATTGCATTTTCCATTCCCTTTGTTGTTATTTTAAAAAAACAGCCGCTCTTTCATGGCGGACTGGCAGTAACAGCCTCGGCCTTTACAATATTCTCTCTTATTTCAAAGCAAAACAATGCCCCCCTGCCGCCTGTGCTAAAAACACTCTGGTTTGAGGCGCACGTTGTGCTTGCTTTTCTTTCATATGCGCTCTTTGGAATTGCGGCGATACTCGGGTATCTTCATCTCAGGGGAAAAGATGACAATACTGAGGGCCTGCAATACAGGGCCATACTTATCGGCTACTGCCTTTTTACATTATCCATAGTATTCGGAGGCATATGGGCCTATCTTGCATGGGGGACTTACTGGCTCTGGACTCCTAAGGAATTATGGACCAGCATTTTATGGCTGTTCTACGGGCTTCACCTTCATGCGCGGTTAAGGCAGCGGTGGACGGATAAGATGCTTGCGTATTTAGGCATTGCCGGGTTTGCCGTTGTACTCTTTACATATCTTGGAGTGAGCCTTTTGATGAAAAGCTCGCACAGCTTTTAA
- the rbfA gene encoding 30S ribosome-binding factor RbfA, producing the protein MHPYKRTVRVNDLLREEIAEIIMHKLKDPRVGFITVTGVKTSDDLKNANVYVSVLEDSKRDETIGILKSSARFIRSELSGRIRMKFVPQLFFRLDESIEYGAKIDKILNEIKSREDSGDKEDEGSA; encoded by the coding sequence GTGCATCCGTATAAACGCACAGTCAGGGTAAACGACCTTCTGAGGGAAGAAATCGCAGAGATTATAATGCACAAGCTTAAGGACCCGAGGGTTGGTTTTATTACGGTCACCGGCGTCAAGACAAGCGATGACCTTAAGAATGCAAATGTCTACGTGAGTGTGCTTGAGGACTCAAAACGCGATGAGACCATCGGGATTCTCAAGTCATCAGCAAGATTTATAAGGAGCGAACTAAGCGGAAGGATTAGAATGAAATTTGTCCCCCAGCTTTTTTTCAGGCTTGATGAATCCATAGAATACGGCGCAAAGATAGATAAAATACTCAACGAGATTAAGTCGCGGGAAGATTCCGGAGATAAAGAAGATGAAGGTTCTGCCTGA
- a CDS encoding ribonuclease H-like domain-containing protein — protein sequence MYEPDSEFSDKLHTASSSNKPANISLVNFYPDMVKNPVAKKIVIDIETIGRDFESFDELTKENLLKSAETEEEIQEAKDKLSLSPLTGEIAAIGMLEMESDKGFVYFQAGDNPPLPFEENSIEYFAGAEEGLLKKFWETVKKYDQIITFNGRAFDAPFIILRSAALKIKPSKDLMPPRFNSTSHVDLFDQLTFLGAVSRKNFSLHMCCKAFGIESPKEQGITGLEVGDLYKKGRYLDIAKYCLGDLYATKKLFQYWNDFVKFP from the coding sequence ATGTATGAGCCGGATTCTGAGTTTTCAGACAAACTCCATACTGCATCTTCTTCAAATAAACCTGCTAACATTTCTCTTGTAAATTTCTATCCGGACATGGTAAAAAACCCTGTGGCAAAAAAAATCGTGATTGACATTGAGACAATCGGCAGAGACTTTGAGTCCTTTGATGAACTGACAAAGGAAAACCTTCTTAAGTCTGCTGAGACCGAGGAGGAGATTCAGGAGGCAAAGGATAAGCTCAGCCTCTCGCCTCTTACCGGTGAGATAGCGGCGATAGGCATGCTTGAAATGGAGTCTGACAAGGGGTTTGTGTATTTTCAGGCAGGGGATAACCCGCCGCTTCCGTTTGAAGAAAATTCAATAGAATATTTTGCCGGCGCAGAAGAAGGACTGCTAAAAAAATTCTGGGAGACTGTAAAAAAATACGACCAGATAATCACATTTAACGGCAGGGCGTTTGATGCCCCATTCATCATCCTGCGCTCCGCGGCGCTTAAGATAAAACCGTCAAAAGACCTGATGCCCCCGCGTTTCAACAGCACATCACATGTGGACCTGTTTGACCAGCTTACATTCCTGGGCGCTGTGAGCAGAAAAAATTTCAGCCTCCATATGTGCTGTAAGGCGTTTGGAATAGAAAGCCCTAAGGAACAGGGCATTACAGGGCTTGAAGTCGGAGACCTTTATAAAAAAGGCCGGTATCTTGATATTGCAAAATACTGCCTCGGCGATTTGTACGCAACTAAAAAACTGTTTCAATACTGGAATGACTTTGTAAAATTTCCTTAA
- a CDS encoding bifunctional oligoribonuclease/PAP phosphatase NrnA has protein sequence MKVLPEITGLIKKNKTFLIVSHLNPDGDSAGSCIALALGLKKIGKTAFILNKDHLPKTLKFLPFSNLFNRLPKGRLREFDVLFLLDCNSADRTGIKIPKAKNIIVIDHHIQHKKMQDTRCRIQDKGCDKNTVLKPDIEWIEPDASATGELVYKLLSALRIPMNKGIASNLYAAIFTDTGGFRYSNTTPESLIIASRLIVAGADPWQAAREIYEKMSFNRVKLLTLCLKTLKKQDGVAWVAVTHDMFEKTGTSVQDTEYFANYPRKIEGVEVSVFFRQNREEQFKVSMRSNGKVNVADICALFGGGGHSNAAGCTVHGALKEVQKKLLKAVKEAVKQIKK, from the coding sequence ATGAAGGTTCTGCCTGAAATCACAGGACTTATAAAGAAAAACAAAACATTTCTTATAGTAAGCCATCTGAACCCTGACGGCGATTCTGCCGGCTCTTGTATCGCCCTTGCCCTCGGACTGAAAAAAATTGGCAAGACGGCATTTATCTTAAACAAGGACCACCTGCCGAAAACACTGAAGTTTCTGCCTTTTTCAAATTTATTTAACCGGCTGCCTAAAGGCAGGCTCAGGGAATTTGATGTTTTGTTCCTTCTTGACTGCAATAGTGCGGACAGGACGGGGATCAAAATCCCTAAGGCTAAAAATATTATTGTTATTGATCATCACATACAGCATAAAAAGATGCAGGATACAAGATGCAGGATACAGGATAAAGGATGCGACAAGAATACTGTGCTTAAGCCTGACATTGAATGGATTGAGCCAGATGCATCGGCTACGGGAGAGCTGGTGTACAAACTTCTTAGTGCCCTCCGCATTCCAATGAATAAGGGAATTGCCTCAAATTTATATGCTGCAATCTTTACGGATACAGGAGGCTTCAGGTATTCAAATACAACCCCTGAATCGCTGATTATCGCCTCCCGTCTCATTGTAGCGGGCGCGGATCCGTGGCAGGCGGCAAGAGAGATCTATGAGAAGATGTCTTTTAACCGCGTGAAGCTTTTGACGCTTTGTTTAAAGACATTAAAAAAACAGGATGGTGTGGCGTGGGTTGCAGTTACTCATGATATGTTTGAAAAGACCGGCACCTCGGTGCAGGATACGGAGTATTTTGCAAATTATCCGAGGAAGATTGAAGGAGTTGAGGTCTCAGTTTTCTTTCGCCAGAACAGAGAGGAACAATTCAAGGTAAGCATGCGCTCAAACGGCAAAGTGAATGTTGCTGATATATGTGCGCTTTTCGGGGGAGGAGGGCACTCAAACGCCGCAGGCTGTACGGTCCATGGCGCTCTAAAGGAAGTTCAGAAAAAATTGCTCAAGGCAGTCAAAGAAGCTGTTAAACAAATTAAAAAATAA
- the truB gene encoding tRNA pseudouridine(55) synthase TruB, with the protein MDIVINLNKPKGITSQDAVTAVKKILNIKKAGHAGTLDPSATGILLVCADKATRLVSYFSSLDKEYIAVMKLGEATDTQDSCGHIVERADKVDVREDEIENALKSFAGRILQKPPMFSALKHKGQPLYKFARKGVDIPREQREVHIRRIELLKTYLPFVSFRVLCSKGTYVRTLCDDIGKKLGTFAHLSELERSAIGPFGIEDALNLDEIPNPPCPPLLKGCEGGFESHFQSKGIYSMDAALSWMPEIKVKEPVIKNVRNGNPIKMNDCLEIPVNLNAGDSVKIKSPQSEFLAIGSLIENYKKTFRMDIVFA; encoded by the coding sequence ATGGACATTGTAATCAACCTCAATAAACCCAAAGGCATCACGTCGCAGGATGCAGTAACCGCGGTAAAAAAGATTTTAAACATAAAAAAGGCAGGGCATGCAGGCACGCTGGACCCTTCTGCCACAGGTATCCTCCTTGTATGTGCTGATAAAGCTACGAGGCTTGTATCTTATTTTTCTTCTCTTGATAAAGAATATATTGCTGTGATGAAATTAGGCGAAGCAACTGATACTCAGGACTCATGCGGACATATTGTTGAAAGGGCGGACAAGGTTGATGTCCGGGAGGATGAGATTGAGAATGCGCTCAAGTCCTTTGCAGGAAGGATACTGCAGAAGCCGCCGATGTTTTCCGCATTGAAGCACAAGGGACAGCCTCTTTACAAATTTGCGCGAAAGGGCGTAGATATTCCCCGTGAGCAGAGGGAAGTCCATATCCGCAGGATTGAACTTTTAAAAACATATTTACCATTTGTCTCATTCAGGGTGTTATGTTCAAAGGGGACCTATGTCAGGACACTCTGTGATGATATCGGCAAAAAACTCGGCACATTCGCGCATCTGTCTGAACTTGAGCGCAGTGCGATAGGGCCGTTTGGGATTGAAGATGCCTTAAATCTTGATGAGATACCAAATCCCCCCTGTCCCCCTTTGCTAAAGGGGTGTGAGGGGGGATTTGAAAGCCATTTTCAGTCCAAAGGTATTTACAGCATGGATGCAGCGCTCTCGTGGATGCCTGAAATAAAGGTCAAAGAACCGGTTATAAAAAACGTCAGAAACGGCAATCCCATCAAGATGAATGATTGTCTTGAAATTCCCGTTAACCTGAATGCAGGCGACAGCGTTAAGATAAAATCACCTCAGAGTGAATTTCTTGCAATAGGCAGCCTTATTGAAAACTACAAAAAAACATTCAGAATGGACATTGTTTTTGCATAA
- a CDS encoding DUF503 domain-containing protein → MLVGVLTLELHLLEADSLKSKRFILKSLKDRIRNKFNVSVAEVGDNDLWQRTVIGIACVANETRAIHQVLNSIREMALNIPTVEMINSKMEIL, encoded by the coding sequence ATGTTAGTAGGCGTTCTAACCCTTGAACTTCATCTGCTTGAGGCAGATTCCCTGAAATCAAAGCGTTTTATCCTCAAGAGTCTTAAAGACAGGATAAGAAATAAATTTAATGTTTCTGTCGCAGAGGTCGGAGATAACGACCTCTGGCAGCGTACCGTTATAGGAATTGCCTGCGTTGCCAATGAGACGAGGGCGATACACCAGGTGCTCAACAGCATCAGGGAGATGGCTCTGAATATACCCACAGTTGAGATGATTAATTCAAAGATGGAGATACTTTAG